In one window of Ovis aries strain OAR_USU_Benz2616 breed Rambouillet chromosome 3, ARS-UI_Ramb_v3.0, whole genome shotgun sequence DNA:
- the PDIA6 gene encoding protein disulfide-isomerase A6 — MARLVLGLMSCTLFITVNGLYSSSDDVIELTPSNFNREVIQSDSLWLVEFYAPWCGHCQRLTPEWKKAATALKDVVKVGAVDADKHQSLGGQYGVQGFPTIKIFGSNKNKPEDYQGGRTGEAIVDAALSALRQLVKDRLGGRGSGYSSGKQGRGDSSSKKDVIELTDDNFDKNVLDSEDVWMVEFYAPWCGHCKNLEPEWAAAATEVKEQTKGKVKLAAVDATVNQVLASRYGIRGFPTIKIFQKGESPVDYDGGRTRSDIVSRALDLFSDNAPPPELLEIINEDVAKKTCEEHQLCVVAVLPHILDTGAAGRNSYLEVLLKLADKYKKKMWGWLWTEAGAQSELENALGIGGFGYPAMAAINARKMKFALLKGSFSEQGINEFLRELSFGRGSTAPVGGGAFPTISTREPWDGKDGELPVEDDIDLSDVELDDLEKDEL, encoded by the exons ATGGCTCGCCTGGTGCTTG GTCTGATGAGCTGTACCCTCTTTATAACAGTTAATGGTCTGTATTCGTCTAGTGATGATGTAATTGAATTAACCCCCTCAAACTTCAACCGAGAAGTTATTCAGAGTGACAGTTTGTGGCTTGTAGAATTCTATGCTCCATG GTGTGGCCACTGCCAGAGGTTAACACCAGAATGGAAGAAAGCAGCAACTGCCTTGAAA GATGTTGTCAAAGTTGGTGCAGTTGACGCAGACAAACATCAGTCCCTAGGGGGTCAGTATGGTGTTCAGGGATTTCCTACCATTAAGATTTTTGGatccaacaaaaacaaaccagaagATTATCAAG GTGGCAGAACGGGTGAAGCCATTGTGGACGCTGCCCTCAGTGCTCTGCGCCAGCTTGTGAAAGACCGCCTTGGCGGCCGGGGCAGTGGCTACAGCTCTGGAAAACAA GGCAGAGGTGACAGTTCAAGTAAGAAGGACGTGATTGAGCTGACGGATGACAACTTTGACAAGAATGTCCTTGACAGTGAAGATGTTTGGATGGTTGAGTTTTATGCTCCCTGGTGTGGACACTGCAAAAA CCTAGAGCCAGAATGGGCCGCGGCCGCTACAGAGGTGAAAGAGCAAACGAAAGGCAAAGTGAAACTCGCAGCTGTGGATGCCACCGTGAACCAGGTTCTCGCCAGCCGATACGGG attaGGGGATTCCCTACAATCAAGATATTCCAGAAAGGTGAGTCTCCTGTGGATTACGACGGGGGACGCACGAGATCCGACATTGTTTCCCGGGCCCTCGATCTGTTTTCTGATAATGCCCCACCTCCTGAGCTGCTTGAG ATCATCAATGAGGACGTCGCCAAGAAGACGTGTGAGGAGCATCAGCTCTGCGTCGTGGCCGTGCTGCCCCACATTCTTGACACGG GAGCTGCAGGCAGAAATTCTTACTTGGAAGTTCTTCTGAAGTTGGCGGACAAATACAAGAAGAAGATGTGGGG GTGGCTGTGGACAGAAGCTGGAGCCCAGTCTGAACTAGAAAATGCGCTGGGGATTGGAGGGTTTGGATACCCTGCTATGGCAGCTATTAACGCACGCAAGATGAAATTTGCTCTCCTAAAGGGATCATTCAGTGAGCAAGGCATTAATGAGTTTCTCAG GGAGCTGTCTTTTGGGCGTGGATCTACGGCGCCTGTAGGCGGTGGGGCTTTCCCCACCATCAGCACCAGGGAGCCCTGGGATGGCAAGGACGGCGAG CTTCCCGTGGAAGACGACATTGACCTGAGTGACGTGGAGCTGGACGACCTGGAGAAAGATGAGTTGTGA